DNA sequence from the Cohnella herbarum genome:
CACCAGCGACACGGAGGAGATCGAGATGCAAATCATCGGAAGGATGAATACCTTCGGCAAGGTGATTACGCTCGTCATCGTGTTGCTTGTGCCGATTATTATTTTGTACGCATATTCCCATCAGGTCAGCGTAAAAGTCGTCGGAGAAAACATTGAAAGCGAGAAGGCTCACCGCCTCTCCTTCTTCAACAGTCAGATTCAATCCGCGGTCGATCAATTGACGAAGTTTTCCGTTATCGTCAGTCGGGACCCTGAGGTCAAAGAGTATTTGTCCGATTACGATACGCTACCTCCGCTAGCCAAGCTGCAGAAGCAACAGCGAATCGTCGATATGCTCAACCTCCAGGTGCTGACCAGCGTATGGAACAGTCAGATCATCCTGCATTTGCCGAAGCAGAAGGAAGTTATTACGACCGATTACTTCGTTCAATTCGACGAGCGCTATTTGGAACAGGCCGTTCCGGGACAATGGAATTACTACACCAATGTCGTCAACGGCGCTAATGAAGCTTATTTCTCGTTGATACGAATCTCCAGCAATCCCGAACTGTGGATTGAGGTTCGTTTTATCGATGCTAATATCCGAAATATGCTCAAGCATTTCAACCAAGGCGGAGACAGCGAACCGATCTTCTATTCGCCGGGAAAGCAAGCCATTGCCAACGAAACGTCGGACCCTGATCTCGTAGCCTCCCTTGTCCAGCAGCTCGGCACGAGCGAGCTCGGAGCTTCCGGTCATCTAGACATGACGGCTGGCGGGCGCAAATACACGGTCAATTATATTCTCTCCGATGCACTAGGATGGTATTTGGTCGACTACGTGCCGCTGCAACAAATTCTTATGCCCATTACGACCAGCCGAAATCTGTTCTATACTTCAATCGCGCTTCTTCTCTGCGTCAGCATCCTAGCCACGACGCTGTTGTACCGCAATGTCCAGAGGCCGATTCATATGCTCATCCTCAGCGTGAAGAAAATTCGCATGGGGCAGTACTCCACCCGTCTGCGCAAGCAGCCGAACAATGAATTCGACTTTCTGTTCGAGAGCTTCAACAAGATGGCTGAGCAAATCCAGGAATTGATCGAGAAGGTGCACGTCGAAAATCTGCGTTCACGGGAAGCGACCTTGAAGCAACTGCAATCGCAGATTAATCCGCACTTCCTGTACAACTGCCTCTTCTACATTAAAAATATGGCCAATCTCAACGACAAGGAAGCCGTCGTAGCTATGTCGCTTAATCTTGGGGAATATTACCGGTATACGACCAGGGTAAACAACGAGATGGCGACCGTCGAGGAAGAGATTCGGCTTGTCGTCAGCTACTTGACCATTCAGAACTTGCGCATTCAACGCTTTCATTGCGAGATCGACATTCCCGAACGGATGAACGGTCTATCCATCCCCCGTCTCTTATTGCAGCCGATTGTGGAAAATGCAATTGTACACGGAGTCGAGAAGCAGACGGGCTTCGGAATCATTCAGATTACCGGGGAGCAGGAAGGCCGCATATGCAAAATTATCGTGGAGGATAATGGAGCAGGCATGGATCCGGAGGCGCTATCCGAATTGCAGAGTAAGCTGTTGTTGCCGATGGAGGACGATATGGGCTGCGGGATGTGGAATGTCAATCAACGGCTGATCCATCTGTACAAAGGAGGCTCCGGCTTGCGGCTATCCCGCTCCGAGCTCGGCGGCATGCGCGTCGAGCTGGTCTGGGAAGATGATCGGCGGGCAAGCGATTGAGAGAGGAGGCGGTGCCATGTTCCATTTGCTTATCGTGGATGATGAAGCCAGCGTCGTTGATAGTTTGGCGGACACCCTCCCTTGGGCGGATATCGGGATCACCGGCGTCTTCAAAGCCTATTCGGGGGCTGAAGCGCTCGGAATGATGCGGCTGAACAGCATTGATATCGTAATCTCTGATATTCAGATGCCGGGGATGAGCGGGATCGAACTGCTTGAGCGCATCCGCAAAAGCTGGCGGAAGACGAAGTGTATCGTTCTCTCCGGCTACGCCGAATTCTCCTATGCCCAGCAAGCGATTCGGCACAACTCCTACGACTATTTGCTGAAGCCAATCGGCGACGGCGAGATCATGGACAAAGTCGAAGCGATTGTGAAGCTGTTGCAGGAGGAACGCCAGGAAGACCGTTCTTATCAACGGGCGATCAAAGCTTTCCGGGAAAATCTGCCGAAAATCCGCGGAGAACTGCTGAACGGCCTCCTTCAGGGCAAACGGTATTCCGATTCACGGCTGAACGAGGAACTGGAAATGGTTAGCGTGGACGTTCGCCAGAACGATTGCTTCGCATTAATGCTGATGCGGCTTGAACAAGGCTTCGCAGAGATGGATTTTCTCAGTCTGTCGCTGATGGAATATGCGATTGGCAACATTGCGGAAGAGCTGTTCGAAGACAAATTCCGGCTATGGGCCTGCAGAGACGTTCACGGCTACCTGCTGTTCATGGTCACTCTGAACGACGAGCGACCTGCAGGAGACGACGCTTCTCCCGCGCCGCGTTCACCGTCGCCGGAAGACGCGGAGTTATTCCAGCTTGCGGCTTCCCGGCTCCAGAGCAGCGTCAAGCAATATCTGAAGGGTTCCGTATCCGTCATCGTTAGCGGCTGGGGGTTCTTTCCCCATGACATGAACGGGCTGTACCAGAGCTTGCTGGCTTCGTTGCGCCGAATGCTTGGCGATCAGGACGACCTGTTCATCGCCGCCCCCGCCGAGCGGGAACCCATGAGTATCCCTTCACTGCAGACGCTATATGAGCCCCCGATGCTCGTTCACTTGCTGGAATCGGGCGATTGGAAGGCGAT
Encoded proteins:
- a CDS encoding sensor histidine kinase; the encoded protein is MQIIGRMNTFGKVITLVIVLLVPIIILYAYSHQVSVKVVGENIESEKAHRLSFFNSQIQSAVDQLTKFSVIVSRDPEVKEYLSDYDTLPPLAKLQKQQRIVDMLNLQVLTSVWNSQIILHLPKQKEVITTDYFVQFDERYLEQAVPGQWNYYTNVVNGANEAYFSLIRISSNPELWIEVRFIDANIRNMLKHFNQGGDSEPIFYSPGKQAIANETSDPDLVASLVQQLGTSELGASGHLDMTAGGRKYTVNYILSDALGWYLVDYVPLQQILMPITTSRNLFYTSIALLLCVSILATTLLYRNVQRPIHMLILSVKKIRMGQYSTRLRKQPNNEFDFLFESFNKMAEQIQELIEKVHVENLRSREATLKQLQSQINPHFLYNCLFYIKNMANLNDKEAVVAMSLNLGEYYRYTTRVNNEMATVEEEIRLVVSYLTIQNLRIQRFHCEIDIPERMNGLSIPRLLLQPIVENAIVHGVEKQTGFGIIQITGEQEGRICKIIVEDNGAGMDPEALSELQSKLLLPMEDDMGCGMWNVNQRLIHLYKGGSGLRLSRSELGGMRVELVWEDDRRASD
- a CDS encoding response regulator — encoded protein: MFHLLIVDDEASVVDSLADTLPWADIGITGVFKAYSGAEALGMMRLNSIDIVISDIQMPGMSGIELLERIRKSWRKTKCIVLSGYAEFSYAQQAIRHNSYDYLLKPIGDGEIMDKVEAIVKLLQEERQEDRSYQRAIKAFRENLPKIRGELLNGLLQGKRYSDSRLNEELEMVSVDVRQNDCFALMLMRLEQGFAEMDFLSLSLMEYAIGNIAEELFEDKFRLWACRDVHGYLLFMVTLNDERPAGDDASPAPRSPSPEDAELFQLAASRLQSSVKQYLKGSVSVIVSGWGFFPHDMNGLYQSLLASLRRMLGDQDDLFIAAPAEREPMSIPSLQTLYEPPMLVHLLESGDWKAIGEKLGLIFGELGAKGAESTEHLVEVFFFIYSAFSSFAHKNGRRMEEMLGIGLADLRELSACRSVDALRGWASQALDFMQRDMERETRSTRETVVRKIQEFVRKHLGEDVSLLAIADHMYMHPVHVSRIYKLVAGENLSDYVLRLKMERAVELLTGSTLKNYEIALRLGYQNPNYFIKVFKKYYSVTPQEYRLKLPE